One segment of Setaria viridis chromosome 4, Setaria_viridis_v4.0, whole genome shotgun sequence DNA contains the following:
- the LOC117852931 gene encoding uncharacterized protein isoform X1, translated as MEVEPPQAAAAAAAVAAALLKCRGDGGGGEARFEACGKAVSRSPSREAQEPDGSPGTARRRVEQEEKEEEPLRRGLAAAQARARARRKAGHATPSPSWKLEPSPPRPEEEAASAEADAGAGRRGAPAASARQLGATLWEIQDVIRVAGAGRRIRHRGRRAPAADEASADADREQFKTPSSILHQEQFKPQNLAPSTLRFHYSSWTPRSSGGFGAHVAASVMEHDKLHEERCPSRQPLSPASYTSSVGATTVNLVSPTRSLDCNARFRHTGNDLKTSTELLKVLNRIWSLEEQHAADVSAMKGLKRELHHAKACIQELMQERQRYHHEIDSLARQVTEDKMARRNKDQEKIKAAIRSLQEELEDERRLRKHSEALHRKLGKELSDMKSSFCKAAKALEKEKNTTCLLEDLCDEFAKGIRNYEEEVRMLKQKHVKEYEHKFDKSVVHISEAWLDERMQMQKTGTREDLSGKTSITERLSSEIESFLHHAKRFGNCKNDNLDIGNEKRDASFCQQSLESVHLNGATSAPRLAEDDDGSSIASDLHCFELNMHGGAIKSHDLAGTRRRVISSMHSPMRRLEYSNGVSVEGSPMSNAPTCSRKDKARSSIGRQQFIASTPEISSRNDAGLASTDEQNETVMTQVSRQLRDDLLKIKSEAPQHAYLGHRSNQPRTNQFHEYTTARDLCDVRSPARHLNNPAKSLECEISESPAHQLVGAKENTLKAKLLQARLEGQHARMSSSVFPLISTRRK; from the exons ATGGAGGTGGAGCCACCGcaggctgccgctgccgcggctGCTGTAGCAGCAGCGCTCCTGAAATGccgcggcgatggcggtggcggggagGCAAGATTCGAGGCCTGCGGCAAGGCGGTCTCCAGGAGCCCCAGCCGCGAGGCGCAAGAACCGGACGGCAGCCCCGGGACGGCTCGCCGCCGCGTGGAgcaggaggagaaagaggaggagccGCTGCGGCGGGGGCTCGCGGCGGCccaggcgcgcgcgcgggcgcggcggaagGCGGGCCacgccacgccgtcgccgtcctggAAGCTggagccgtcgccgccgcgaccggaggaggaggcggcgtcggcCGAGGCGGACGCGGGGGCGGGGAGGCGGggcgcgccggccgcgtcgGCTAGGCAGCTGGGCGCCACCCTGTGGGAGATCCAGGACGTCATCCGCGTCGCCGGCgcgggccgccggatccggcacCGCGGACGGAgggcgcccgccgccgacgaggcgaGTGCGGATGCGGATCGG GAACAGTTCAAAACACCCTCTTCAATTCTTCATCAGGAACAGTTCAAACCACAGAATCTAGCACCAAGCACTCTGCGATTTCATTATAGTAGTTGGACG CCACGGAGTTCAGGTGGCTTTGGAGCACATGTTGCAGCTTCAGTGATGGAGCATGATAAGTTACATGAAGAAAGATGCCCCTCAAGGCAGCCTCTTTCTCCTGCAAGTTACACTAGTTCAGTTGGG GCAACTACGGTGAACCTTGTCAGCCCAACTCGGTCATTGGATTGCAATGCTAGATTTAGGCACACGGGTAATGATCTCAAAACGTCAACAGAGCTATTGAAAGTTCTCAATCGAATTTGGAGCTTGGAAGAACAGCACGCAGCTGATGTGTCAGCAATGAAGGGATTGAAACGAGAGTTGCATCATGCCAAGGCATGCATTCAAGAGCTTATGCAAGAGAGGCAGCGGTATCACCACGAAATTGATTCTCTAGCAAGGCAAGTCACTGAAGACAAAATGGCTCGGAGGAACAAGGACCAAGAGAAGATCAAAGCAGCCATCCGTTCACTGCAAgaggagcttgaagatgagAGACGCCTGAGGAAACATTCGGAGGCTCTCCATAGAAAGCTAGGCAAAGAGCTGTCTGATATGAAATCATCATTTTGCAAGGCTGCAAAGGCTctggagaaagagaaaaatacAACCTGCCTGTTGGAAGATCTTTGTGACGAGTTTGCAAAAGGAATTAGAAACTATGAGGAGGAAGTCAGGATGTTGAAGCAAAAGCATGTAAAGGAGTACGAGCACAAGTTTGATAAGTCAGTAGTTCATATTTCAGAAGCATGGCTTGATGAGCGAATGCAGATGCAAAAGACTGGTACAAGGGAAGATTTGTCAGGGAAAACCTCAATCACAGAACGACTGAGCAGTGAGATTGAGAGTTTTCTTCATCATGCTAAAAGGTTCGGTAACTGCAAGAATGATAACTTAGACATTGGTAATGAAAAGCGAGATGCCAGTTTTTGCCAGCAGTCCCTTGAGTCTGTGCACCTTAACGGAGCCACTAGTGCCCCTCGGTTAGCGGAAGATGATGATGGCAGTTCTATTGCCAGTGATCTGCATTGCTTTGAACTGAACATGCATGGAGGTGCCATTAAGAGCCATGACCTTGCAGGTACTCGAAGGAGGGTCATAAGCTCCATGCATTCACCGATGAGAAGATTGGAATATTCCAATGGTGTATCTGTCGAAGGCTCACCAATGTCAAATGCACCAACTTGCTCAAGAAAAGACAAGGCAAGATCTAGCATCGGTCGACAACAATTTATTGCTTCAACACCAGAAATTAGCTCACGCAATGATGCTGGCCTTGCTTCTACAGACGAGCAAAATGAAACTGTTATGACCCAAGTCTCTCGCCAGTTACGTGATGACCTGTTGAAAATCAAATCAGAGGCTCCTCAACATGCATATCTAGGGCACAGATCAAACCAGCCCCGGACAAATCAGTTTCATGAATATACTACCGCACGGGATCTTTGTGATGTGCGCAGTCCAGCACGACATCTGAATAACCCAGCCAAATCCTTGGAGTGCGAGATATCTGAATCCCCAGCTCATCAGCTGGTAGGTGCAAAGGAGAACACTCTGAAGGCAAAACTACTTCAAGCAAGGTTGGAGGGGCAGCATGCTCGAATGAGCTCATCGGTATTCCCCTTGATCAGCACAAGGAGGAAATGA
- the LOC117852749 gene encoding BTB/POZ domain-containing protein POB1 isoform X2, with amino-acid sequence MDPDFSRGSGGPSFEFAFNSVNFSDRVLRIEIVAGDDAPGAKGAAGEGCSSLADWARHRKRRREELRRGKESGANCKVEAEECDAYEEGNEEPVAMIEESPPDIEQDGEDGESSDSSWSMECTQVLRVKSIYISSAILAAKSPFFYKLFSNGMKESDQRHATLRITASEENALMELLSFMYSGKLTTNQPTLLLDILMIADKFEVVSCMRHCSQLLRSLPMTTESALLYLDLPSSISVATAVQPLTDTAKEFLANKYKDLTKFQDEAMTIPLAGIEAILWSNDLQVASEDAIYDFVIKWARAQYPKLEERREILGTRLLPLVRFCHMTCRKLRKVLACSDLDHEQATKCVTEALLYKADAPHRQRALAADVMTCRKYAERAYKYRPLKVVEFDRPYPQCIAYLDLKREECSRLFPSGRIYSQAFHLAGQGFFLSAHCNMDQQSAFYCFGLFLGMQEKGSTSVTVDYEFAARTRPSGEFVSKYKGYYTFTGGKAVGYRNLFAIPWPSFMADDSLFFIDGVLHLRAELTIKQP; translated from the exons ATGGACCCGGACTTCTCGCGGGGGAGCGGGGGGCCGAGCTTCGAGTTCGCCTTCAACTCGGTCAACTTCTCCGACCGGGTTCTGCGGATCGAGATCGTCGCCGGGGACGACGCGCCCGGGGCcaagggcgccgccggcgagggctgCTCGTCGCTCGCCGACTGGGCGCGCCACCGCAAGCGGCGACGGGAGGAGCTCCGACGCGGCAAAG AATCGGGAGCAAACTGCAAAGTTGAAGCTGAAGAATGTGATGCCTATGAGGAAGGCAATGAGGAGCCTGTAGCTATGATAGAAGAATCTCCACCTGATATTGAGCAAGATG GTgaggatggagaaagcagcGACTCATCCTGGAGTATGGAATGTACTCAAGTTTTGAGAGTAAAGTCTATCTATATCAGCTCTGCAATTCTAGCTGCTAAGAGCCCTTTCTTTTACAAG cttttctcaAATGGAATGAAAGAATCTGATCAGAGGCATGCAACTCTTAGAATAACTGCTTCAG AGGAAAATGCCCTTATGGAGCTTCTAAGCTTTATGTATAGTGGCAAGTTGACAACAAATCAGCCAACTCTCCTGCTGGATATATTGATGATTGCTGACAAATTCGAGGTTGTTTCGTGTATGAGGCATTGCAGTCAATTGCTTAGAAGCTTGCCTATGACTACAGAGTCTGCACTGCTCTATCTAGATCTCCCTTCCAGTATTTCAGTGGCTACTGCAGTTCAGCCATTGACTGACACTGCCAAGGAATTCCTTGCCAATAAATACAAGGATTTGACCAA GTTCCAAGATGAAGCAATGACCATTCCTCTTGCTGGAATTGAAGCCATTCTATGGAGTAATGACCTTCAGGTGGCATCAGAGGATGCTATCTATGATTTTGTGATCAAGTGGGCACGTGCTCAATACCCAAAATTGGAAGAAAGACGTGAGATCTTGGGCACTCGCTTGCTGCCCCTTGTCCGGTTCTGCCATATGACCTGTAGGAAGCTGCGGAAGGTTCTTGCATGCAGTGATCTGGATCATGAGCAGGCAACTAAATGCGTCACTGAGGCACTTCTTTACAAAGCAGATGCACCACATCGGCAGCGTGCCCTTGCAGCAGATGTGATGACCTGTAGGAAATATGCTGAGCGAGCTTACAAATATCGTCCGCTTAAGGTCGTGGAGTTTGATCGACCATATCCGCAGTGCATAGCGTACTTGGACCTGAAGCGTGAGGAGTGTAGCCGACTTTTCCCATCTGGGCGGATATACTCGCAAGCATTCCATCTAGCTGGACAGGGCTTCTTCCTCTCAGCACACTGTAACATGGATCAGCAAAGCGCGTTCTATTGCTTCGGTCTCTTCCTAGGGATGCAAGAGAAAGGCTCAACAAGTGTTACTGTAGATTATGAATTTGCTGCAAGGACAAGGCCATCAGGTGAGTTTGTCAGCAAGTACAAGGGGTACTACACCTTCACTGGTGGGAAGGCGGTTGGCTACCGGAATCTCTTTGCAATTCCATGGCCCTCGTTTATGGCTGATGACAGCCTCTTCTTCATTGACGGGGTACTACATCTGAGAGCTGAGTTGACCATAAAGCAACCTTAG
- the LOC117852931 gene encoding uncharacterized protein isoform X2, translated as MEVEPPQAAAAAAAVAAALLKCRGDGGGGEARFEACGKAVSRSPSREAQEPDGSPGTARRRVEQEEKEEEPLRRGLAAAQARARARRKAGHATPSPSWKLEPSPPRPEEEAASAEADAGAGRRGAPAASARQLGATLWEIQDVIRVAGAGRRIRHRGRRAPAADEASADADRPRSSGGFGAHVAASVMEHDKLHEERCPSRQPLSPASYTSSVGATTVNLVSPTRSLDCNARFRHTGNDLKTSTELLKVLNRIWSLEEQHAADVSAMKGLKRELHHAKACIQELMQERQRYHHEIDSLARQVTEDKMARRNKDQEKIKAAIRSLQEELEDERRLRKHSEALHRKLGKELSDMKSSFCKAAKALEKEKNTTCLLEDLCDEFAKGIRNYEEEVRMLKQKHVKEYEHKFDKSVVHISEAWLDERMQMQKTGTREDLSGKTSITERLSSEIESFLHHAKRFGNCKNDNLDIGNEKRDASFCQQSLESVHLNGATSAPRLAEDDDGSSIASDLHCFELNMHGGAIKSHDLAGTRRRVISSMHSPMRRLEYSNGVSVEGSPMSNAPTCSRKDKARSSIGRQQFIASTPEISSRNDAGLASTDEQNETVMTQVSRQLRDDLLKIKSEAPQHAYLGHRSNQPRTNQFHEYTTARDLCDVRSPARHLNNPAKSLECEISESPAHQLVGAKENTLKAKLLQARLEGQHARMSSSVFPLISTRRK; from the exons ATGGAGGTGGAGCCACCGcaggctgccgctgccgcggctGCTGTAGCAGCAGCGCTCCTGAAATGccgcggcgatggcggtggcggggagGCAAGATTCGAGGCCTGCGGCAAGGCGGTCTCCAGGAGCCCCAGCCGCGAGGCGCAAGAACCGGACGGCAGCCCCGGGACGGCTCGCCGCCGCGTGGAgcaggaggagaaagaggaggagccGCTGCGGCGGGGGCTCGCGGCGGCccaggcgcgcgcgcgggcgcggcggaagGCGGGCCacgccacgccgtcgccgtcctggAAGCTggagccgtcgccgccgcgaccggaggaggaggcggcgtcggcCGAGGCGGACGCGGGGGCGGGGAGGCGGggcgcgccggccgcgtcgGCTAGGCAGCTGGGCGCCACCCTGTGGGAGATCCAGGACGTCATCCGCGTCGCCGGCgcgggccgccggatccggcacCGCGGACGGAgggcgcccgccgccgacgaggcgaGTGCGGATGCGGATCGG CCACGGAGTTCAGGTGGCTTTGGAGCACATGTTGCAGCTTCAGTGATGGAGCATGATAAGTTACATGAAGAAAGATGCCCCTCAAGGCAGCCTCTTTCTCCTGCAAGTTACACTAGTTCAGTTGGG GCAACTACGGTGAACCTTGTCAGCCCAACTCGGTCATTGGATTGCAATGCTAGATTTAGGCACACGGGTAATGATCTCAAAACGTCAACAGAGCTATTGAAAGTTCTCAATCGAATTTGGAGCTTGGAAGAACAGCACGCAGCTGATGTGTCAGCAATGAAGGGATTGAAACGAGAGTTGCATCATGCCAAGGCATGCATTCAAGAGCTTATGCAAGAGAGGCAGCGGTATCACCACGAAATTGATTCTCTAGCAAGGCAAGTCACTGAAGACAAAATGGCTCGGAGGAACAAGGACCAAGAGAAGATCAAAGCAGCCATCCGTTCACTGCAAgaggagcttgaagatgagAGACGCCTGAGGAAACATTCGGAGGCTCTCCATAGAAAGCTAGGCAAAGAGCTGTCTGATATGAAATCATCATTTTGCAAGGCTGCAAAGGCTctggagaaagagaaaaatacAACCTGCCTGTTGGAAGATCTTTGTGACGAGTTTGCAAAAGGAATTAGAAACTATGAGGAGGAAGTCAGGATGTTGAAGCAAAAGCATGTAAAGGAGTACGAGCACAAGTTTGATAAGTCAGTAGTTCATATTTCAGAAGCATGGCTTGATGAGCGAATGCAGATGCAAAAGACTGGTACAAGGGAAGATTTGTCAGGGAAAACCTCAATCACAGAACGACTGAGCAGTGAGATTGAGAGTTTTCTTCATCATGCTAAAAGGTTCGGTAACTGCAAGAATGATAACTTAGACATTGGTAATGAAAAGCGAGATGCCAGTTTTTGCCAGCAGTCCCTTGAGTCTGTGCACCTTAACGGAGCCACTAGTGCCCCTCGGTTAGCGGAAGATGATGATGGCAGTTCTATTGCCAGTGATCTGCATTGCTTTGAACTGAACATGCATGGAGGTGCCATTAAGAGCCATGACCTTGCAGGTACTCGAAGGAGGGTCATAAGCTCCATGCATTCACCGATGAGAAGATTGGAATATTCCAATGGTGTATCTGTCGAAGGCTCACCAATGTCAAATGCACCAACTTGCTCAAGAAAAGACAAGGCAAGATCTAGCATCGGTCGACAACAATTTATTGCTTCAACACCAGAAATTAGCTCACGCAATGATGCTGGCCTTGCTTCTACAGACGAGCAAAATGAAACTGTTATGACCCAAGTCTCTCGCCAGTTACGTGATGACCTGTTGAAAATCAAATCAGAGGCTCCTCAACATGCATATCTAGGGCACAGATCAAACCAGCCCCGGACAAATCAGTTTCATGAATATACTACCGCACGGGATCTTTGTGATGTGCGCAGTCCAGCACGACATCTGAATAACCCAGCCAAATCCTTGGAGTGCGAGATATCTGAATCCCCAGCTCATCAGCTGGTAGGTGCAAAGGAGAACACTCTGAAGGCAAAACTACTTCAAGCAAGGTTGGAGGGGCAGCATGCTCGAATGAGCTCATCGGTATTCCCCTTGATCAGCACAAGGAGGAAATGA
- the LOC117852749 gene encoding BTB/POZ domain-containing protein POB1 isoform X1, giving the protein MDPDFSRGSGGPSFEFAFNSVNFSDRVLRIEIVAGDDAPGAKGAAGEGCSSLADWARHRKRRREELRRGKESGANCKVEAEECDAYEEGNEEPVAMIEESPPDIEQDGQCNLTSAIKCEDGESSDSSWSMECTQVLRVKSIYISSAILAAKSPFFYKLFSNGMKESDQRHATLRITASEENALMELLSFMYSGKLTTNQPTLLLDILMIADKFEVVSCMRHCSQLLRSLPMTTESALLYLDLPSSISVATAVQPLTDTAKEFLANKYKDLTKFQDEAMTIPLAGIEAILWSNDLQVASEDAIYDFVIKWARAQYPKLEERREILGTRLLPLVRFCHMTCRKLRKVLACSDLDHEQATKCVTEALLYKADAPHRQRALAADVMTCRKYAERAYKYRPLKVVEFDRPYPQCIAYLDLKREECSRLFPSGRIYSQAFHLAGQGFFLSAHCNMDQQSAFYCFGLFLGMQEKGSTSVTVDYEFAARTRPSGEFVSKYKGYYTFTGGKAVGYRNLFAIPWPSFMADDSLFFIDGVLHLRAELTIKQP; this is encoded by the exons ATGGACCCGGACTTCTCGCGGGGGAGCGGGGGGCCGAGCTTCGAGTTCGCCTTCAACTCGGTCAACTTCTCCGACCGGGTTCTGCGGATCGAGATCGTCGCCGGGGACGACGCGCCCGGGGCcaagggcgccgccggcgagggctgCTCGTCGCTCGCCGACTGGGCGCGCCACCGCAAGCGGCGACGGGAGGAGCTCCGACGCGGCAAAG AATCGGGAGCAAACTGCAAAGTTGAAGCTGAAGAATGTGATGCCTATGAGGAAGGCAATGAGGAGCCTGTAGCTATGATAGAAGAATCTCCACCTGATATTGAGCAAGATGGTCAGTGCAATTTAACTTCTGCTATCAAAT GTgaggatggagaaagcagcGACTCATCCTGGAGTATGGAATGTACTCAAGTTTTGAGAGTAAAGTCTATCTATATCAGCTCTGCAATTCTAGCTGCTAAGAGCCCTTTCTTTTACAAG cttttctcaAATGGAATGAAAGAATCTGATCAGAGGCATGCAACTCTTAGAATAACTGCTTCAG AGGAAAATGCCCTTATGGAGCTTCTAAGCTTTATGTATAGTGGCAAGTTGACAACAAATCAGCCAACTCTCCTGCTGGATATATTGATGATTGCTGACAAATTCGAGGTTGTTTCGTGTATGAGGCATTGCAGTCAATTGCTTAGAAGCTTGCCTATGACTACAGAGTCTGCACTGCTCTATCTAGATCTCCCTTCCAGTATTTCAGTGGCTACTGCAGTTCAGCCATTGACTGACACTGCCAAGGAATTCCTTGCCAATAAATACAAGGATTTGACCAA GTTCCAAGATGAAGCAATGACCATTCCTCTTGCTGGAATTGAAGCCATTCTATGGAGTAATGACCTTCAGGTGGCATCAGAGGATGCTATCTATGATTTTGTGATCAAGTGGGCACGTGCTCAATACCCAAAATTGGAAGAAAGACGTGAGATCTTGGGCACTCGCTTGCTGCCCCTTGTCCGGTTCTGCCATATGACCTGTAGGAAGCTGCGGAAGGTTCTTGCATGCAGTGATCTGGATCATGAGCAGGCAACTAAATGCGTCACTGAGGCACTTCTTTACAAAGCAGATGCACCACATCGGCAGCGTGCCCTTGCAGCAGATGTGATGACCTGTAGGAAATATGCTGAGCGAGCTTACAAATATCGTCCGCTTAAGGTCGTGGAGTTTGATCGACCATATCCGCAGTGCATAGCGTACTTGGACCTGAAGCGTGAGGAGTGTAGCCGACTTTTCCCATCTGGGCGGATATACTCGCAAGCATTCCATCTAGCTGGACAGGGCTTCTTCCTCTCAGCACACTGTAACATGGATCAGCAAAGCGCGTTCTATTGCTTCGGTCTCTTCCTAGGGATGCAAGAGAAAGGCTCAACAAGTGTTACTGTAGATTATGAATTTGCTGCAAGGACAAGGCCATCAGGTGAGTTTGTCAGCAAGTACAAGGGGTACTACACCTTCACTGGTGGGAAGGCGGTTGGCTACCGGAATCTCTTTGCAATTCCATGGCCCTCGTTTATGGCTGATGACAGCCTCTTCTTCATTGACGGGGTACTACATCTGAGAGCTGAGTTGACCATAAAGCAACCTTAG